A single region of the Cucumis melo cultivar AY chromosome 3, USDA_Cmelo_AY_1.0, whole genome shotgun sequence genome encodes:
- the LOC127148666 gene encoding uncharacterized protein LOC127148666 yields MWNKFGLMIVSYLGDEGDRKGFDGLVDHTLESEEVDNAKAEDVDTGGTPNWLRIPKEDDTSNGAKHIELKKKGDEDVHTISTPPWLRFNIELEKPIDVLEKKVEIGLEEPIDVVDDEVKIEDSGKKLPTHFDSDVTEIEQFPTQRPHVWPARRKRANIDLSTPFTTLPKRSMASTTTTSQCEPIVYDPMHKILHVDLDRLRA; encoded by the exons atgtggaaTAAGTTTGGGcttatga ttgtttcatatttg ggtgacgaaggagACCGCAAGGGGTTTGAcggcttagtagatcatacacTAGAAAGTGAAGAAGTTGATAATGCTAAGGCTGAAGACGTTGATacaggcggtacccctaattggttgaggataCCAAAGGAGGATGATACAAGTAATGGGGCAAAAcacattgaacttaaaaagaag GGCGACGAAGATGTTCACACCATCAGTACACCTCCTTGGTTGAGGTTTAATATTGAGTTAGAGAAGCCAATCGacgtgttggagaagaaggttgagattggcttagaggagccaatagatgtcgttgacgatgaggtAAAAATTGAGGACAGTGGAAAAAAACTTCCTACTCATTTTGATTCAgacgtcacagagatagaacAATTTCCtactcaacgaccacacgtttggcccgcccgtaggaagcgtgcaaatattgacctatcaaccccattcacaactctacctaaacggtctatGGCATCAACCACCACTACCTCTCAGTGTgaaccaattgtttatgatcccatgcacaaaatacttcacgtcgatttagatagacttcgagcttag